One part of the Drosophila teissieri strain GT53w chromosome 3R, Prin_Dtei_1.1, whole genome shotgun sequence genome encodes these proteins:
- the LOC122620449 gene encoding uncharacterized protein LOC122620449, which translates to MPPENYHCHNRVIKMKFIAILFLLCTIVGFAAASTGTTTTTEALSSTSTTASSAPSPVPCGNGPQGPCGKKLYFFY; encoded by the coding sequence ATGCCCCCAGAGAACTATCACTGTCACAACAGAGTAATCAAGATGAAGTTCATCGCTATCCTTTTCCTCCTGTGCACCATTGTTGGATTTGCTGCAGCGTCCACTGGCACGACAACCACTACGGAAGCCTTATCTAGTACTTCTACTACAGCTTCGTCGGCCCCATCGCCAGTTCCGTGCGGAAATGGGCCCCAAGGACCTTGTGGCAAAAAACTATACTTTTTCTACTAA
- the LOC122620448 gene encoding uncharacterized protein LOC122620448, translating into MMTTDFAGSQFVSSNPNASCSASRWLTEEVFKLIEIVQRDEAIYNPRHKYYFCRPYVENFWREVDLKLEKNPGASLAKWTNLRISFRREYTNYLEEKVPPCWSYFDRMFFLHPYLRKKHQQPKSLDTQVQDALAHLSNLSSRMQRERSVTIPGSSSIGGQPTPSAHQSPPAQQLDNYLDYFDEAEHNNSELDDIMEEEQQRNIRFHSQLDGNDIKSECEEPADDYEQEAHEPEDDEQEDPDLHKMAPTSSSSSAEAQRRYANQHSHASRMHSGRLQMRSYHDEMRGAIRPRSQELQAPTAAVAGVNYSAQPIAHPNISFVRPTFSKPVDLVSTTTHAGGAGVPGTTGLTEAELPAPSTAAVSTPMAPSSSVSASSSSSYLSQRHGHSHVHGGHPQVPPSALPVRLEANNPSSGSVSNGGAELCDCKTDPDAMFLMSLLPDIQKLNGRDRGKIKIAFQNILQDYLYPD; encoded by the exons ATGATGACGACCGACTTCGCGGGCAGCCAGTTCGTGTCCAGCAATCCCAACGCCAGCTGCAGTGCATCCCGCTGGCTAACGGAGGAG GTCTTTAAGCTAATCGAAATTGTGCAGCGCGACGAGGCCATCTACAATCCGCGGCATAAGTATTACTTTTGCCGGCCGTACGTGGAGAACTTTTGGCGTGAGGTGGATTTGAAGCTGGAAAAGAATCCGGGCGCCAGCCTGGCCAAGTGGACCAATCTGCGCATCTCGTTCCGGCGGGAGTACACCAACTATCTGGAGGAGAAGGTGCCGCCCTGCTGGTCTTATTTCGACCGCATGTTCTTTCTGCATCCGTATCTACGCAAGAAGCACCAGCAGCCCAAGTCGCTGGACACACAGGTGCAGGACGCCCTGGCGCACCTCTCTAACCTTTCAAGTCGTATGCAGCGCGAGCGTTCAGTGACCATTCCGGGCAGCAGCAGTATTGGTGGCCAGCCCACGCCCTCCGCCCACCAGTCGCCACCAGCCCAGCAGCTGGACAACTATCTGGACTACTTTGACGAGGCAGAGCATAACAACTCCGAACTGGATGACATcatggaggaggagcagcagcgcaaCATCCGTTTCCACAGCCAATTGGACGGCAACGACATCAAGTCAGAGTGCGAAGAGCCGGCGGATGACTACGAACAAGAGGCGCACGAGCCAGAGGACGATGAACAGGAAGACCCAGACCTACACAAGATGGCGCCCACATCAAGTTCTTCATCGGCAGAGGCCCAGCGTCGTTATGCCAACCAGCACTCACACGCCAGTCGAATGCACTCGGGTCGCCTGCAAATGCGCTCTTACCACGACGAGATGCGTGGCGCTATTCGTCCACGTTCCCAGGAACTGCAAGCTCCCACTGCAGCAGTGGCCGGAGTGAACTACTCCGCGCAACCGATTGCCCAtccaaatatttcctttgtGCGACCCACTTTCAGCAAGCCCGTGGATCTGGTCAGCACAACAACGCACGCCGGAGGAGCAGGCGTTCCAGGAACTACTGGCTTAACCGAAGCGGAGCTGCCCGCACCATCCACCGCGGCAGTGTCCACCCCGATGGCGCCCAGTAGTAGTGTTAGTgccagcagtagcagtagctaCTTGAGTCAACGGCACGGGCACAGCCACGTGCATGGAGGACATCCACAGGTGCCCCCGTCTGCGCTTCCTGTGCGTCTGGAAGCCAACAACCCGTCGAGCGGATCCGTGTCCAACGGCGGTGCGGAGCTGTGCGACTGCAAGACCGACCCGGATGCCATGTTTCTGATGAGCCTGCTGCCCGACATCCAAAAGCTGAACGGGCGTGATCGCGGCAAGATAAAGATAGCCTTCCAGAACATTCTGCAGGACTACCTTTATCCGGACTAG
- the LOC122621818 gene encoding uncharacterized protein LOC122621818: MPPAGQQLRLTALVYLALGIALLCNGSDGETRQKYANESLAVTDVDDPSPVWSQFLEDYVLSQGSSSSGSQRKSKDLPYMGGDMGVSGPLSYHSSAYKRPGNNIFITRRIGEAVELEPHLRKPVESQSPIVNPQFRPMTNQMLHQQHQQMQQQQQQQHQQQQLQQRQQPGFLQQLFGIGGSGGSGTGGVNPTQQHVRPVPLQQQQVQQIPQQHPQQQHLVGGQPTTFRAVSENDLYLLGAIEKLVYRVDYLESRVRRSEQLIYYLMAGNNQKEVKDPCPANFTRISDNCYYINSQQQVNWKTANSACKGLNSHLAEFERVSENEEIMAYLLNQPAHRGRDYWLGGLNPGLLWIWSNSAKPVNPNMNLTSIAMAQKGENATAANLVDSSEQAAEEQAAGEDVLNNTVQIEGKGRCLRLSYNAGKHSYVYYGQECTSRHYYICEHEDKTLDNKIKKITRELKLFE, from the exons ATGCCGCCGGCTGGTCAACAACTCCGGCTTACGGCCCTTGTTTATCTGGCCTTAGGTATTGCACTCTTATGCAATGGCAGCGATGGAGAAACTAGGCAAAAATACGCCAATGAATCACTCGCCGTCACGGACGTGGACGATCCATCTCCAGTTTGGTCGCAGTTTCTCGAAGATTACGTCTTGAG CCAAggcagcagtagcagtggcaGCCAGCGAAAGTCCAAAGATCTACCTTATATGGGCGGGGATATGGGCGTCAGTGGACCGCTCAGCTATCACTCGTCCGCCTACAAGCGACCGGGCAACAACATCTTCATCACCAGGAGGATCGGCGAGGCGGTGGAACTGGAGCCGCATCTTCGAAAGCCCGTCGAGAGTCAGAGTCCCATTGTGAATCCCCAATTCCGACCCATGACCAATCAGATGttgcaccagcaacaccaacagatgcagcagcaacagcaacagcagcatcagcagcaacagttgcagcaacggcagcaaccGGGTTTCCTGCAGCAACTCTTTGGCATcggtggcagtggcggcaGCGGTACTGGTGGTGTTAATCCCACCCAGCAGCATGTGCGCCCGGTGcctctgcagcagcagcaggtgcaacaGATACCGCAGCAACacccgcaacagcaacatcttGTGGGCGGTCAGCCGACCACTTTCCGAGCTGTCTCTGAAAATGATCTTTATCTCTTGGGAGCCATTGAAAAGTTGGTGTATCGAGTGG ATTACCTTGAGAGTCGCGTGCGGCGTTCGGAGCAGCTGATCTACTACCTGATGGCCGGGAACAATCAGAAGGAGGTGAAGGATCCCTGTCCAGCGAACTTCACCCGCATCAGCGACAACTGCTACTACATcaacagccagcagcaggTGAACTGGAAGACGGCCAACTCCGCCTGCAAGGGTCTAAACTCCCACCTGGCCGAGTTCGAGAGGGTCTCGGAGAACGAGGAGATCATGGCCTATCTGCTGAACCAGCCGGCACATCGTGGTCGCGATTACTGGCTGGGCGGCCTCAACCCCGGCCTCCTCTGGATCTGGTCCAACTCGGCCAAGCCAGTGAATCCGAACATGAATCTCACATCCATTGCGATGGCCCAGAAGGGGGAGAACGCCACCGCCGCCAATCTGGTGGACAGTTCGGAGCAGGCGGCAGAGGAGCAAGCGGCCGGCGAGGATGTGCTAAACAATACCGTCCAAATAGAGGGTAAGGGTCGCTGCCTACGGCTGAGCTACAATGCCGGGAAGCACAGCTATGTGTACTACGGACAGGAGTGCACATCGCGGCACTACTACATCTGCGAGCACGAGGACAAGACGCTGGACAACAAGATCAAGAAGATCACCCGCGAGCTGAAGCTCTTCGAGTGA
- the LOC122619924 gene encoding tropomyosin-2 isoform X1, with translation MDAIKKKMQAMKLEKDNAIDKADTCENQAKDANSRADKLNEEVRDLEKKFVQVEIDLVTAKEQLEKANTELEEKEKLLTATESEVATQNRKVQQIEEDLEKSEERSTTAQQKLLEATQSADENNRMCKVLENRSQQDEERMDQLTNQLKEARMLAEDADTKSDEVSRKLAFVEDELEVAEDRVRSGESKIMELEEELKVVGNSLKSLEVSEEKANQRVEEFKREMKTLSIKLKEAEQRAEHAEKQVKRLQKEVDRLEDELGINKDRYKSLADEMDSTFAELAGY, from the exons atGGACGCCATCAAGAAGAAGATGCAAGCGATGAAGCTTGAGAAGGATAACGCCATCGACAAGGCCGACACCTGCGAGAACCAAGCCAAGGATGCCAACTCCCGCGCCGACAAACTGAACGAGGAGGTGCGCGATCTGGAGAAGAAGTTCGTCCAGGTGGAGATCGATCTGGTCACCgccaaggagcagctggagaaggccAACAccgagctggaggagaaggagaagctCCTGACCGCCACCGAGTCCGAGGTGGCCACCCAGAACCGCAAGGTGCAACAGATTGAGGAGGATCTGGAGAAGTCCGAGGAGCGCTCGACCACCGCCCAACAGAAGCTGCTGGAGGCCACCCAGTCGGCCGATGAGAACAACCGCATGTGCAAGGTGCTGGAGAACCGTTCCCAGCAGGATGAGGAGCGCATGGACCAGCTGACCAACCAGCTGAAGGAGGCCCGCATGCTGGCTGAGGATGCCGATACCAAGTCCGACGAGGTCTCCCGCAAGCTGGCCTTCGTTGAAGACGAGCTGGAGGTGGCTGAGGATCGTGTCCGCTCCGGCGAGTCCAAGATcatggagctggaggaggagctcaAG GTTGTCGGCAACTCCCTGAAGTCCCTGGAGGTGTCCGAGGAGAAGGCCAACCAGCGCGTGGAGGAGTTCAAGCGCGAGATGAAGACCCTGTCCATCAAGTTGAAGGAGGCCGAGCAGCGCGCCGAGCACGCCGAGAAGCAAGTGAAGCGCCTGCAGAAGGAGGTCGACAGGCTAGAGG ACGAGTTGGGCATCAACAAGGACAGGTACAAGTCCCTGGCCGACGAGATGGACTCCACATTCGCCGAGTTGGCTGGCTACTAA
- the LOC122619924 gene encoding tropomyosin-2 isoform X2, which produces MDAIKKKMQAMKLEKDNAIDKADTCENQAKDANSRADKLNEEVRDLEKKFVQVEIDLVTAKEQLEKANTELEEKEKLLTATESEVATQNRKVQQIEEDLEKSEERSTTAQQKLLEATQSADENNRMCKVLENRSQQDEERMDQLTNQLKEARMLAEDADTKSDEVSRKLAFVEDELEVAEDRVRSGESKIMELEEELKVVGNSLKSLEVSEEKANQRVEEFKREMKTLSIKLKEAEQRAEHAEKQVKRLQKEVDRLEDRLFNEKEKYKAICDDLDQTFAELTGY; this is translated from the exons atGGACGCCATCAAGAAGAAGATGCAAGCGATGAAGCTTGAGAAGGATAACGCCATCGACAAGGCCGACACCTGCGAGAACCAAGCCAAGGATGCCAACTCCCGCGCCGACAAACTGAACGAGGAGGTGCGCGATCTGGAGAAGAAGTTCGTCCAGGTGGAGATCGATCTGGTCACCgccaaggagcagctggagaaggccAACAccgagctggaggagaaggagaagctCCTGACCGCCACCGAGTCCGAGGTGGCCACCCAGAACCGCAAGGTGCAACAGATTGAGGAGGATCTGGAGAAGTCCGAGGAGCGCTCGACCACCGCCCAACAGAAGCTGCTGGAGGCCACCCAGTCGGCCGATGAGAACAACCGCATGTGCAAGGTGCTGGAGAACCGTTCCCAGCAGGATGAGGAGCGCATGGACCAGCTGACCAACCAGCTGAAGGAGGCCCGCATGCTGGCTGAGGATGCCGATACCAAGTCCGACGAGGTCTCCCGCAAGCTGGCCTTCGTTGAAGACGAGCTGGAGGTGGCTGAGGATCGTGTCCGCTCCGGCGAGTCCAAGATcatggagctggaggaggagctcaAG GTTGTCGGCAACTCCCTGAAGTCCCTGGAGGTGTCCGAGGAGAAGGCCAACCAGCGCGTGGAGGAGTTCAAGCGCGAGATGAAGACCCTGTCCATCAAGTTGAAGGAGGCCGAGCAGCGCGCCGAGCACGCCGAGAAGCAAGTGAAGCGCCTGCAGAAGGAGGTCGACAGGCTAGAGG ACCGTCTCTTCAATGAGAAGGAAAAATACAAAGCAATCTGCGACGATTTGGACCAGACATTTGCCGAACTTACtggatattaa